The nucleotide sequence TACCAGAGATTTATTAGCTTTGTTAATTGCAGTGGAAACTGTAGGCTCAATTTAACAACACCACAAAcactatctatatatatatatagtcataatactactattattgcataaatatatttttgtagctACAACTGCTCTGTTGTAACGAGACGTTCCAAGAATGCTGATATTTCACCAGCAGATCGTGTATGTTTCATGGTGTATCCAGTAGGTGGCGATAAATCACTCTTTATGTGTGAGTAACGAAATCTGTCTTTGTACAAAGATGTAAGGCTCTGGTTCTTACTTATTTGCTTCCAAAGTGTTtgctgattattttttatttaaactgtgtaagttatttgttattttatattagacCTTGGTGTATTTTGTATAGTTTGTAAATGAAAGTTCTGTTTAATAGAAGTGAGTTTGTCGCTGTACTGTTTTGTTGTTGTCCATTCAATCAGCTGAAAAGTGAAAGGTCAGTGATACcctaatatactgtatttacatgTGACTAACATAACATTTGATTTCTTACAAGTTACATTGTTTTATATCatggattgtttttatttaatggatAGAACTGTAGCTactattatatgtatttttagtttattttttgttcattaatcttaattttttttatcaatgttatatacacacacacacacacacacacatatatatatatatatatatatatatgatctggacacagactggatctggtggccacggtgacctcggaataagagagaaacagactaatattagcgtagatgccattcttctaatgatgtagcaagtacatcgggtgttatgggaagtgtttccggttccggtttacctaattaatgcagcctaaaaatcctttaacggatttagatattaaaagcatattagtatgttatgtgtatgccaggttaaagagatgggtctttaatctagatttaaactgcaagagtgtgtctgcctcccgaacaatgttaggtaggttattccagagtttaggagccaaataggaaaaggatctgccgcccgcagttgattttgatattctaggtattatcaaattgcctgagttttgagaatgcagtggacatagaggagtataatTTCTAAATTTCATGTCTCTGATGTGGAGCTGCTCTGTCACTGTAGACCCAGGAGAGTCAATGACGCACACACTGAACATTCACAGATATGCATGAGAGCGTCTGTGTGTTTCTTATGGATGGACTAAACACTGAGACACATGTGATCATGATTCACGCTGAAGAGAGCGCTGGGTTTGATCAGATCCTGAGGTGATGTGGCTCTCGCTCGTCTCATATCTGTGTGTCTGTAGGAAATGAGAGCCGCTGCTATCAGATTctgtttcatgtgtgtgtgtgtgtgtgcgtgtgtgtgtttaataatggAGCACAACAAGCGTCTCTGTGGAGGGTCAGAGCTTCAATCTTCAGACTGTGATCAGGTTCTGTCCGGTCTGCTGAGCTGATGCAGGTTACACTGGTTTCCATGCAGTTCACGAAAACTCGAAATTAAAAAACCCTAGAGTCATGTGAGACTTCTACTGAAGccaagaaatatatttaaattaaacataagaAGTGCTGAACTCCTTTTGTGTTGGAAAACTGTTCCTTGCTTTTTGCTTCGAGTCTGTTTGAGTCCAATATTTCTACATTCAACATCAGCTGCACATAcacttacaaaaacatttcatggacatttttatttgttgtggttatttcatgtttgtttacttttatacttgtgttttatttgtgtccTTGATATCACAGATAAAATGATATCATTATATGTTTTTCATTATAACGTGTTGATATTAAATATACTCATCAATTCACACAGAGAAATGTATTTGGTATGGAGAGGATTTATTTAgtaaagaaaaatacagaaagaatCTAGAAACATGCGTCTGGAATCAGTTTCTCCTTTAATGTGGTCAGATCGGACAGTGAGGTAGAAACATCAAACACACGATCACTGTCACTAACTATCAACATCTGTCTCAATTATATACCTGGATAAAACCAGTGTTAGCTGAAACATGTTTGGAAATGACGTGTGTTGATCTGCTGCAGTCCTGAAGATCAAATATTATTTAGAATCAAATCATTTGTAAAACGTTTGTAACAGAACTAACTGTACTATGACTTTCATGGCTGTTATAGTTTCTGATTTTGTCTAAAGAGAAAGTGGTTTAGATTTGACCCGATGAATTAGACTGATAATAAATAATCtctaaattaaaacatttgactAATTGGTAAAGATATACACTTTGTATACGAATAAGAGTTTGGAACAAAGTTTGgtgattaatttgttaattatgtATGGAAAATaccatatacacaaacacaaatgggtaaaaaaaaaacaatatcataaaatttaaaagtaaacatgCAATGCATTGAGACTGTAAAGCTGcaaacattttctctttttaattcACTTTAAGGTTTTCcctgaaaaatgtatttagttaatTCAGTTTATTTCCTTTGATGCTGCTGTTATTGTGACAGGAATACAATTTGATAAACAACATACTTCTGTTTTTTGAGCAGCCCAAATCGTCAACTTCTGACTGAACCAATCAGGTGAGTTTGGGGGCGGGACAATCTGTCTGAACGACCAATGACAGACGAGGGCCTGAAGAGACAGTACAAGTCTTTGGAAACACATACTTCAGGTGTAAAATCAACCAAGACTCTTTCCAGTATCCAGTGAAACTCAACATGACAACAGTCAACAGGTTTGCAAACGTTCACATATTGTTCTTTATTTTACTGATCGTTAGTTAAGCAGCGTTCCATAAAGCTGAGCTTTAGTCAGACTGTTTTTGCGACTGAGTCCAgcgtttccaaacttttgatgcTGTGGCGTAATTCTCTGAGCTCCAGGGTTTTTAAGATCTTTGTATTTCTGGACGTCCAGACCGTGGTTTAGTGACTCGGCTGAACTGCCGGGACTTTCATCAGCGTAATCTCTCTGTAAAGCGTCTTTAGTCGTGTTCTCCTTGTTCTTGTTGTTTCCAGTTATGAAAAAGCTGCTTGTCGAACCCTTTGAGTGAAACATCAGTCCTCTCTCTGTCTTCAGTGGATTCAGACTCATCTTCGGGTACAGCGCAGGACTCGATCCCTCTGACGCAGGGAATCGTGGATCCGGCGCGCGTCTCTGGAAGATGTTGTCTTCCTCCTGGAAGCTGCTGTAAAGAGGATCTGCTTTAGTCTTGGCCGGACCGACCGTGAAGTAGCGCTCTGGGAAACTGAAGGGTGAGAAGCTGCTGATGTCCTCCATGCTCATCTGCCGCCAGCGCTCCGGTGTGTCCGCAGGGACATGGAAGCGTCTGTCTCCGGATCGGCCGTTCTGTGAGCCCACGTGCTGCGAGCTGCTTGACTTGGGAAAACCTGGACATTCCTTTCCGTATGAGGATAAGTTCTTGCACACATAGTCTCCATCACACCAGTCAGCGAACAGAGCCTGCTGGGAGGAGGAAGACGCGTGATCCTTCTCATCCGAGGCTGTGCTGCAGCTGGAATAACGGCTGGAGGCGGGAAGAGATCCAAGGATGAACCCATGGAAAGGATCTCCATGCAGGTGGAAGCTCTCGTCGTGCAGGTTGCCGTCGGTGGACGTGTGTCTTGGGATCCGTCTGCTCTGGTCAGCGCTCTGCCGTCTCTCCGGCCAGCGGTCACTCCGCCGCTCATCAGACGGACAGTACAGGGCCGTGTCACTGCAGGACAGGTCAGACGACTTGTACACCGTGTGCCGCTGAACTCTGTTGTCCGTGCCGGATGGGAATGCTGGGGCTTGCAGGCTCGGCGAGCGTGTGACCGGACAGCTTCTCCCAGGCTCAGGTTTCTCCAGGACCCGGCCGATGACGGCGGTGGGAACGGCGTCTGAGAAGGAGTGATGCCAGCCGTGACTCTGCTGCTCCATGTGAGAGCTCACTCGCTCCTGAAGATCAGCGGGAAgctgaaacaaacacacagagacacgacTCGGGAAGAGAACAAATGTGTTGGAAATAATAAATCATACTCCTAAAGGGACATGGTGagggaaaaaactaaaacttcGACATACTCTCGCAAAACTTCGACATACTCTCGCAAAACGTTTGCATTCCCCAAAGAAAATTATAGAGTACTGAACACAAAAGTTTGGCTTTCTGTCGCAAAATTATTGCATTCTCCGAGAAACATGTGCATATGTCAAATGGCACACATGATGAATCACACAAAGAAAACCCTCATCTGTCCTCATCCTCTGTAGTCCATCAGAAGGACGCAGCAGAGAT is from Carassius auratus strain Wakin unplaced genomic scaffold, ASM336829v1 scaf_tig00014999, whole genome shotgun sequence and encodes:
- the LOC113074524 gene encoding brain-enriched guanylate kinase-associated protein-like, translating into MKKIYIGRTALRAPRNGCRHQKRSWLQEQKEDLRRRLGCTTHKLQQLQSESEDTRQYLETELRRAQQQLDRFTEKLRRIQSSYAALQRINQDMEEKIHRMTQHHDEEKRSLSREIVTLKNHLMEDKITIQKLREDNDLYRKDCNLAAQLLQCGKSPYRAHKLSELPADLQERVSSHMEQQSHGWHHSFSDAVPTAVIGRVLEKPEPGRSCPVTRSPSLQAPAFPSGTDNRVQRHTVYKSSDLSCSDTALYCPSDERRSDRWPERRQSADQSRRIPRHTSTDGNLHDESFHLHGDPFHGFILGSLPASSRYSSCSTASDEKDHASSSSQQALFADWCDGDYVCKNLSSYGKECPGFPKSSSSQHVGSQNGRSGDRRFHVPADTPERWRQMSMEDISSFSPFSFPERYFTVGPAKTKADPLYSSFQEEDNIFQRRAPDPRFPASEGSSPALYPKMSLNPLKTERGLMFHSKGSTSSFFITGNNKNKENTTKDALQRDYADESPGSSAESLNHGLDVQKYKDLKNPGAQRITPQHQKFGNAGLSRKNSLTKAQLYGTLLN